One Aphelocoma coerulescens isolate FSJ_1873_10779 chromosome 8, UR_Acoe_1.0, whole genome shotgun sequence genomic region harbors:
- the LOC138114327 gene encoding uncharacterized protein gives MAYSPNPRMAAVGSHPSFLQSRKFCDAAETPLAGPSRGASTGMRFPGCSRDAAPAEGLQAAGSGAWWEKAWIFHPAKAGTAGKRCQSCQLPARGHCERRAECPALLLSLPLSLLSPGSGAVPPHGLPALPIPARLQVPCLRENPGSRDQPQPRPAQRRRIRGSVCMKWNFTRFTGSESRRSTSNPPRLPGAWRRQGWVGMGLHPPGSGSRNSGPPPRPRRSREGTRGQRQGWESRGWRDGGEGERFQRRRAVDREGRQGAAHAALPRPHLAGLTKGPDGAARLRRFPSPGSAKFRGTERAAGTATFSLRRVWLWP, from the exons ATGGCATACTCACCAAATCCACGAATGGCGGCGGTTGg GTCACATCCCTCCTTCCTTCAGAGCCGAAAGTTTTGTGACGCTGCAGAAACTCCGCTGGCGGGTCCCTCCCGCGGAGCATCCACAGGGATGAGATTCCCGGGGTGCAGCAGGGATGCGGCTCCAGCGGAGGGGTTACAGGCAGCCGGGAGCGGGGCTTGGTGGGAAAAGGCCTGGATTTTCCATCCCGCCAAAGCGGGAACGGCAGGAAAGCgctgccagagctgccagctccctgccaggggTCACTGCGAGCGGCGAGCCGAGTGCCCTGCGCTCCTGCTGTCACTCCCGCTGTCCCTCCTGTCACCCGGCAGCGGGGCTGTGCCTCCGCAcgggctcccagccctgcccatccctgcccgGCTCCAGGTGCCGTGCCTGCGGGAAAATCCCGGGAGCAGGGACCAGCCGCAGCCTCGCCCCGCGCAGCGCCGGCGGATTCGCGGCTCTGTCTGCATGAAATGGAATTTTACAAGATTTACAGGATCCGAATCCCGCCGCTCCACATCAAACCCGCCGCGGCTCCCTGGTGCATGGAGACGTCAGGGgtgggtgggaatggggctgcaTCCGCCCGGGAGCGGCTCCCGAAATTCCggcccccccccgcgcccccgccgGAGCCGGGAGGGGACCCGGGGAcaaaggcagggctgggagagccgaggatggagggatggaggagaaggagagcgCTTCCAGCGGCGCCGGGCGGTGGATCGGGAAGGCCGGCAGGGAGCTGCCCacgccgccctgccccgcccgcACCTTGCGGGGCTGACAAAGGGACCCGATGGGGCCGCGCGGCTGCGGCGCTTCCCCAGCCCGGGGAGCGCAAAGTTCAGGGGCACCGAACGCGCCGCAGGCACGGCAACATTCTCCCTTCGCCGCGTTTGGCTTTGGCCCTGA